In Eupeodes corollae chromosome 3, idEupCoro1.1, whole genome shotgun sequence, a single genomic region encodes these proteins:
- the LOC129949911 gene encoding coenzyme Q-binding protein COQ10, mitochondrial, with product MFRRVRYLVPVKGIFKINCEFSTSHGKLERSFFSISDLTNRNKAYVKKELLGYSMSEMYEVVADVRNYYQFVPYVKKSHVHSQRGQNFRADLIVGFPPLNEKYTSNVTLEAPKLVQSVCNDGRLFNYLLNEWRFSPGLKDIPQSCVLDFKVSFEFKSLIHSNIANLFFDLICDQMESAFQTEAQRRFGPPSIKSHVLSSKRS from the exons atgtttAGGAGAGTGCGTTATTTGGTACCTGTGAAAGGtatcttcaaaattaattgtgaATTTTC GACTTCACATGGGAAATTGGAGAGATCCTTCTTTTCGATCAGTGACTTAACAAACAGGAACAAGGCATATGTTAAAAAAGAACTCCTAGG atactCAATGTCCGAGATGTATGAAGTTGTTGCTGATGTAAGAAACTACTATCAATTTGTGCCATATGTAAAAAAGTCACACGTACACAGTCAGAGGGGCCAAAACTTCCGAGCCGACTTAATTGTCGGTTTCCCccctttaaatgaaaaatacacatcaaatgTTACCCTGGAGGCACCAAAGCTAGTGCAATCAGTTTGCAACGATGGGCGATTATTCAACTATTTATTGAATGAATGGCGCTTCAGTCCCGGCCTCAAGGATATTCCACAATCGTGTGTGTTGGATTTTAAAGTATCATTTGAGTTTAAGTCCTTGATTCATAGTAATATTGCCAATTTATTTTTCGACTTGATTTGCGATCAAATGGAAAGTGCTTTCCAAACCGAAGCTCAACGACGATTTGGTCCACCATCAATAAAAAGCCATGTTCTCTCTTCGAAGCGATCGTGA